Proteins encoded by one window of Metamycoplasma subdolum:
- a CDS encoding valine--tRNA ligase: protein MAKKIMNSLRVTNLSKIVYEKQNPKIAINNLSFLANQNSIVGFLGKDSETKNLIYNLLTNNSLPYSTYLGFIECKIDNHYYLCKDTPFYSKGLSFGFDHEFINNNEDTLFQKLLNYFKQNNVLQIGVQSFLTSWEKSFEDYRILLENNCAKYSYELELKNETSLNKISSTIRKIHEKTKDSFFHLSFIEEDLKTILSQFKNVLLNFQNYEYELMELAYAINNSYDQSKSFLNQKDYIEARNNYESLKNKFYKSYDLKKIIKQTKADQINKIKNEVWYEHKHVLKLLKKTCEDLVLRSNISKIKFKSTDNPTSFIFNYKNYILSKKIRNFINKNLVNLSWFTRKNFTNFLSDINLLKNTISNEINLISTQQNWRKIAKEIDYVVKHNFSLKVSQYEGIINQNKEDYWNKIEEIYNQEVQAFQGEQGLITLEKVKIAEEIYLNAKHEYEWNLRSVGKRLEHKTLQIRYNFDKLVNKNKNKFSIIANFLKTLSNIIQSYSKSVDDNSEKRVKATSEKIRKIIPTIREQFNDFLNFTQLFTNGKIVSESMLQKFISKSLFYTILKRANISLDKLKFKISDLTLNERINIEIEKILISKPSLIIVGNEINILTQEKQLEILSKLNKYVLENHIIGIYFLSDYKVAEKVTTQLYIVNNSKVIEEGSTQQIIKNPINPLVKKELQHHDEQTIKLYNEYISHNDNFENINCYQIDENHFIWSTYSELNKWVNEGNLKNEKLKKIFIVTTDNLLTSKTTQIKNKETFEETTIFSLEGLEFEKGDDEMDKQFNHKLVEKGRNEKWIKAKFFMTHDINKKPFTVILPPPNVTGKLHIGHALDTYIPDTIIRYKKLQGYDVMWVAGKDHAGIATQAVVEKKLKEKGLTKYDLGREAFIKEVWKWKDEFSDNITKQWNKLGLALDFESERFTLDKDANEAVLKVFIDLYNDGLIYRDTKPINWDCKFETALSNIEVEAKETKQKMYYIKYPIQGSKSFLEIATTRIETMFSDVAIAIHPEDPRTKTLLNKKIVHPLTKKVIPVITSDLIDMKFGTGLMKVSAHAMDDFEIIKHNHLQIIECINKKGKLNQNAMEFQGLDRFEARAKIEEKLKKEGFLIKTEEVISSVGCSERSKDPIEILVQPQWFVRMNVLAKKLLKHFASPEAVKFVPERFGQVLTKWMENVLDWTISRQIWWGHRIPAWYKDDEIKVQIESPGEEWTQDQDVLDTWFSSALAPFVFLGWPQNLNKIKRYFPTSLLVTGVDIIFFWVARMYFQSLYFMEDKPFEKVYIHGLVRDNEGRKMSKSLGNGVDPIDIINQHGSDVLRMSLVFNLSPGQDLNYGEEKIKTAKLFLNKFWNIARLIKGINVDLTKAYDSSLNDEFDLWIIDKFLTLKSSIDKSMENYEFTLIFKSIQTFIMNDFSGWYLEFLKLKNNNFLIHILFREILILLHPFMPFITDYLFENMYGEELLEAKKTLLSLPQENTKIVKVQKLIELITTLRKYREDKNISKSETLYFFADFGLSYEELNIIRKLANFEIKENNDFVINLSFGKIKIKQDEKQKKKDIEALNKLIEFSKQEIAFNEKLLNNKNFISKAAKDKIQEKQDNLKLHQKNLETYEQELAKKLEQNKENK, encoded by the coding sequence GTGGCTAAGAAAATAATGAATTCTTTGAGAGTTACTAATCTCTCAAAGATTGTTTATGAAAAACAAAATCCTAAAATTGCAATCAATAACCTTTCTTTTTTAGCTAATCAAAACAGCATAGTAGGTTTTTTGGGTAAAGATAGTGAAACTAAAAACTTAATTTACAATCTTTTAACAAACAACTCTTTACCTTACAGCACCTATTTAGGTTTTATTGAATGCAAAATTGACAATCATTACTATTTATGTAAAGACACACCCTTTTATTCAAAAGGGTTAAGTTTTGGTTTTGACCATGAATTCATTAATAACAATGAAGATACTTTATTTCAAAAACTTTTAAATTACTTTAAACAAAATAACGTTCTTCAAATTGGTGTTCAATCATTTCTTACGAGTTGAGAAAAATCATTTGAAGATTATCGCATTTTACTTGAAAATAATTGTGCCAAATACTCATATGAACTTGAACTCAAAAATGAAACAAGTCTCAATAAAATAAGTAGCACTATTCGTAAAATTCATGAAAAAACTAAAGACTCTTTCTTTCACTTAAGTTTTATCGAAGAAGATTTAAAAACAATCTTATCTCAATTCAAAAATGTTCTTTTAAACTTTCAAAATTATGAATATGAACTTATGGAACTTGCATATGCTATTAATAATAGTTATGATCAAAGTAAATCATTTCTAAATCAAAAAGATTATATTGAAGCTAGAAATAATTATGAAAGTTTAAAAAACAAATTCTACAAATCTTATGATTTGAAAAAGATCATAAAACAAACTAAAGCTGATCAAATTAATAAGATAAAAAACGAAGTTTGATATGAACACAAACACGTTTTAAAATTATTAAAGAAAACATGCGAAGATTTAGTTTTAAGATCAAATATAAGCAAAATAAAATTTAAAAGTACAGACAATCCAACATCATTTATTTTTAATTACAAAAACTACATTTTATCTAAAAAAATACGAAATTTTATTAACAAAAACTTAGTCAATTTATCTTGATTTACTAGAAAGAATTTTACTAACTTTTTATCCGACATAAACCTCTTAAAAAACACAATTTCAAATGAAATTAACTTAATTTCAACGCAACAAAATTGAAGAAAAATTGCCAAAGAAATTGATTATGTTGTAAAACACAACTTTAGTTTAAAAGTTAGTCAATATGAAGGAATCATTAATCAAAATAAAGAAGATTATTGAAACAAGATTGAAGAAATTTATAATCAAGAAGTTCAAGCATTTCAAGGCGAACAAGGTTTAATCACTCTTGAAAAAGTAAAAATTGCTGAAGAAATTTATTTAAACGCTAAGCATGAATATGAATGAAATTTACGTTCAGTTGGTAAAAGACTTGAACATAAAACTCTTCAGATCCGTTATAACTTTGATAAGCTTGTAAATAAAAACAAAAACAAATTTTCTATTATTGCAAACTTTCTAAAAACACTTTCTAATATTATTCAATCATATAGCAAAAGCGTAGATGATAATAGTGAAAAAAGAGTAAAAGCAACAAGCGAAAAAATAAGAAAAATAATACCAACAATAAGAGAACAATTCAATGATTTTTTGAACTTCACACAACTATTTACCAATGGCAAAATTGTAAGTGAATCAATGCTGCAAAAATTTATTTCAAAATCACTATTTTATACAATCTTAAAAAGGGCAAATATATCTTTAGACAAGTTGAAATTCAAAATTTCAGACCTTACTTTAAATGAAAGAATTAATATTGAAATTGAGAAGATTTTAATTAGCAAACCAAGTCTTATAATTGTTGGAAATGAAATCAATATTTTAACTCAAGAAAAACAACTTGAAATTTTAAGTAAACTAAATAAATATGTTCTTGAAAATCATATTATTGGAATTTACTTTTTAAGTGATTATAAAGTTGCTGAAAAAGTAACGACTCAACTATACATAGTAAATAATTCAAAGGTTATTGAAGAAGGATCAACTCAACAAATTATCAAAAATCCAATCAACCCCTTGGTTAAAAAAGAACTTCAACATCATGATGAACAAACTATTAAACTTTACAATGAATATATTTCACATAATGATAATTTTGAAAATATCAACTGTTATCAAATTGACGAAAATCACTTTATTTGATCAACTTATTCTGAACTTAATAAGTGAGTAAATGAAGGAAACCTAAAAAACGAAAAACTTAAGAAAATTTTTATCGTTACGACCGATAATTTATTAACAAGCAAAACTACCCAAATTAAAAACAAAGAAACATTTGAAGAAACTACAATCTTTAGTTTAGAAGGACTTGAATTTGAAAAAGGAGATGATGAAATGGATAAACAATTCAATCACAAACTAGTTGAAAAAGGAAGAAATGAAAAATGAATTAAAGCAAAATTTTTCATGACCCACGATATTAATAAAAAACCATTCACAGTCATCTTGCCTCCTCCAAACGTTACCGGAAAACTTCACATAGGACATGCACTTGATACATATATTCCTGACACCATAATTAGATATAAAAAACTTCAAGGCTATGATGTTATGTGAGTTGCCGGAAAAGATCATGCCGGTATTGCTACTCAAGCCGTTGTTGAGAAGAAGCTAAAAGAGAAAGGCCTAACAAAATATGATCTTGGCAGAGAAGCATTTATTAAAGAAGTCTGAAAATGAAAAGATGAATTTTCAGACAATATTACTAAACAATGAAATAAGTTAGGTTTAGCACTTGACTTTGAAAGTGAACGCTTTACTTTGGATAAAGATGCTAACGAAGCTGTCTTAAAGGTATTCATTGATTTATATAATGATGGATTAATTTATCGTGATACAAAACCAATAAATTGAGATTGCAAGTTTGAAACAGCACTTTCAAATATTGAAGTTGAAGCAAAAGAAACTAAACAAAAAATGTATTACATTAAATATCCAATTCAAGGAAGCAAAAGTTTTCTTGAAATTGCCACCACAAGAATTGAAACTATGTTTTCAGATGTTGCAATTGCAATACATCCTGAAGATCCAAGAACTAAAACTTTATTAAATAAAAAGATTGTTCATCCTTTAACCAAAAAAGTAATTCCAGTTATTACTTCAGATTTAATTGATATGAAATTTGGAACTGGACTTATGAAAGTTTCAGCTCATGCTATGGATGACTTTGAAATTATTAAGCATAATCATTTGCAAATTATTGAATGTATTAACAAAAAAGGTAAGTTAAATCAAAATGCTATGGAATTTCAAGGCTTAGATCGCTTTGAAGCAAGAGCAAAAATTGAAGAAAAACTTAAAAAAGAAGGTTTTTTAATAAAAACAGAAGAAGTTATTTCCAGTGTTGGTTGCTCAGAAAGATCAAAAGATCCAATTGAAATCTTAGTTCAACCTCAATGATTTGTCAGAATGAATGTTTTAGCCAAAAAACTTCTTAAACACTTCGCTTCACCTGAAGCAGTTAAATTTGTGCCGGAACGTTTTGGCCAAGTTTTAACAAAATGAATGGAGAATGTTTTAGATTGAACAATTAGCCGTCAAATATGGTGAGGACATAGAATTCCTGCATGATATAAAGACGATGAAATAAAAGTTCAAATTGAAAGTCCTGGCGAAGAATGAACTCAAGACCAAGATGTTCTTGATACTTGATTTAGTTCGGCACTTGCTCCATTTGTATTTTTAGGTTGACCTCAAAACTTAAATAAGATCAAAAGATATTTCCCAACATCGCTCTTAGTTACGGGAGTTGATATTATCTTCTTCTGAGTTGCAAGAATGTATTTCCAAAGTTTATATTTTATGGAAGATAAACCATTTGAAAAAGTTTATATTCACGGGCTTGTACGAGATAATGAAGGCAGAAAAATGTCTAAATCTCTTGGGAATGGTGTGGATCCAATTGATATCATTAACCAACATGGATCTGATGTTTTAAGAATGTCATTAGTGTTTAATTTATCACCAGGTCAAGACTTAAATTATGGCGAAGAAAAAATTAAAACTGCAAAATTATTCTTAAACAAATTCTGGAATATCGCAAGGCTAATTAAAGGCATCAATGTTGATTTAACAAAAGCTTATGATTCATCCTTAAATGATGAGTTTGATTTATGAATTATTGATAAGTTTTTAACCTTAAAATCAAGCATTGATAAATCAATGGAAAATTATGAATTTACCTTGATTTTCAAAAGCATACAAACATTTATAATGAATGATTTTTCAGGCTGATATTTAGAGTTTTTAAAACTAAAAAATAACAACTTTTTAATTCATATTTTATTTAGAGAAATTCTAATTTTATTACATCCATTTATGCCATTTATTACTGATTATTTATTTGAAAATATGTATGGCGAAGAACTTCTTGAAGCTAAGAAAACTTTACTTTCTCTTCCTCAAGAAAATACAAAAATTGTTAAAGTTCAAAAATTAATTGAACTAATTACAACCTTAAGAAAATATAGAGAAGACAAAAATATTTCTAAATCAGAAACACTTTATTTCTTTGCAGATTTTGGTCTAAGTTATGAAGAATTAAATATTATTAGAAAACTTGCAAACTTTGAAATTAAAGAAAATAATGACTTTGTAATTAACCTTTCATTTGGCAAAATTAAAATCAAACAAGATGAAAAACAAAAGAAAAAAGACATTGAAGCACTTAATAAATTAATTGAATTTTCTAAGCAAGAAATAGCATTCAATGAGAAACTTTTAAATAACAAAAACTTTATTTCAAAAGCAGCAAAAGATAAGATTCAAGAGAAACAAGATAACCTTAAACTTCACCAAAAAAATCTTGAAACTTATGAACAAGAACTAGCTAAAAAACTTGAACAAAACAAAGAAAATAAATAA
- the parE gene encoding DNA topoisomerase IV subunit B, protein MANKFNKYEASDLKVLKGLDAVRKRPGMYIGSTDAQGLHHLVWEILDNSLDEALAGFATTIKVIMKEDGSVVVEDNGRGIPITKHSSGKSGVELVFTELHAGGKFDEGVYKTSGGLHGVGSSVVNALSSRLIATVFREGSEYITEFKQNKIIQKTTRVGSTTKRGTKVQFWPDFEIFKKAKFSDSIIKEKLHESSFLIPNLKITFKSEITGESTEYQTNEGIKEYVKYIGQGRHFSSEIFYVSGSNKNIEIDIAMVYTDEYSQSIFSFVNNVKTRDGGTHETAFKTALTKTINEYAIKNNLIKGKSSFEGDDVREGIIAIISLKIPESILEFVGQTKDKLGTPEARDAVEFFFSEKLTFYLNEHKAEADKIINKIKRAYEARVAARNARNETRKAKTKLETKKILSGKLTPAQSKDVNAKELFLVEGDSAGGSAKMGRDRVTQAILPLRGKVINTAKAKLSDVLANEEIATIINTIGAGIGDMFSIKNAQYGKIIIMTDADTDGAHIQCLLLTFFFRYMKDLIEEGRVYIAMPPLYKLTIKSSKSKDIYVWDEEELKQLTNQYSNYEIQRYKGLGEMNADQLWETTMNPKTRTIIRVNIDDAINAERTVSTLMGDDVNIRKSWINDHVDFSLEDDFKIEQNRG, encoded by the coding sequence ATGGCAAATAAATTTAATAAATATGAAGCTAGTGATTTGAAGGTTTTAAAGGGGCTTGATGCTGTTAGAAAAAGACCAGGAATGTACATTGGTTCAACTGACGCTCAAGGACTTCATCACTTAGTTTGAGAAATTCTTGATAACTCTCTTGATGAGGCACTTGCAGGCTTTGCGACGACTATCAAAGTTATCATGAAAGAAGATGGTTCTGTTGTTGTTGAGGATAACGGGCGGGGAATTCCAATTACTAAACACTCATCTGGTAAATCAGGAGTTGAACTAGTTTTTACTGAACTTCATGCTGGAGGAAAATTTGATGAAGGTGTTTATAAAACTAGTGGTGGTCTTCACGGTGTTGGATCTTCAGTAGTTAATGCCCTTTCTTCAAGACTGATTGCGACAGTTTTTAGAGAAGGAAGTGAGTATATTACTGAATTTAAACAAAACAAAATCATTCAAAAAACTACTAGAGTGGGAAGCACTACTAAAAGAGGGACAAAAGTACAATTTTGACCCGATTTTGAAATATTTAAAAAAGCAAAATTTTCAGATTCAATTATTAAAGAAAAATTACATGAATCAAGTTTTTTGATTCCTAATTTAAAAATAACTTTTAAGTCAGAAATTACTGGCGAAAGTACTGAATATCAAACCAATGAAGGTATTAAAGAATATGTTAAATACATTGGTCAAGGAAGACACTTTTCAAGTGAAATTTTTTATGTAAGCGGAAGCAATAAAAATATTGAAATTGACATTGCAATGGTTTATACTGACGAATACAGTCAGTCAATTTTTAGCTTCGTAAATAATGTTAAAACCCGTGATGGCGGAACACATGAAACTGCTTTTAAAACAGCACTTACTAAAACAATTAATGAATATGCTATTAAAAATAATTTAATTAAAGGCAAAAGTTCTTTTGAAGGAGATGATGTTAGAGAAGGAATAATTGCAATTATTTCTTTAAAAATTCCTGAATCAATTTTAGAGTTTGTTGGTCAAACTAAAGATAAGCTTGGAACTCCTGAAGCACGTGATGCTGTTGAATTCTTTTTTAGCGAAAAATTAACTTTCTATCTAAATGAACATAAAGCTGAAGCAGATAAAATTATCAACAAAATCAAAAGAGCTTATGAAGCAAGAGTTGCAGCAAGAAATGCTAGAAATGAAACAAGAAAAGCTAAAACTAAACTTGAAACCAAAAAAATTCTATCTGGAAAGTTAACTCCAGCCCAAAGTAAAGATGTAAATGCAAAAGAACTATTTTTAGTCGAAGGTGATTCTGCTGGTGGATCTGCAAAAATGGGGCGTGATCGTGTAACTCAAGCTATTTTACCTTTACGTGGAAAAGTAATAAACACTGCAAAAGCAAAATTAAGTGATGTGCTTGCTAATGAAGAAATTGCAACTATTATTAATACAATAGGTGCTGGTATTGGCGACATGTTTAGTATTAAAAATGCTCAATATGGAAAAATCATAATAATGACTGACGCTGACACTGATGGTGCCCACATTCAATGTCTACTTTTAACTTTCTTCTTCCGTTATATGAAGGATTTAATTGAAGAAGGAAGAGTATATATTGCCATGCCTCCACTTTATAAACTTACTATTAAATCTTCAAAAAGCAAAGACATTTACGTTTGAGATGAAGAAGAATTAAAACAACTTACTAATCAATACTCAAACTATGAAATTCAACGTTACAAAGGTCTTGGAGAAATGAACGCGGATCAACTTTGAGAAACAACAATGAATCCAAAAACCAGAACTATAATTAGAGTTAATATTGATGATGCAATTAATGCTGAAAGAACAGTAAGCACCCTTATGGGTGATGATGTTAATATCAGAAAAAGTTGAATCAATGATCATGTTGACTTTTCATTAGAAGATGATTTTAAAATTGAGCAAAATAGAGGTTAA